The genomic interval GAGCTAGATTTTTACTTAAGACTTTGTGCAGGGACACCTAATGTTTCCAAACTCTAAAACAGCAAGTTTAGCATATAAATCAAGGCCAAAAGGAATCCACAATCACATAACTTAATCTCCAGCAACACCACTTGTAACTTCTTCCTTAGTATCTCATTAAAATCTCTCTCAATTGTTTAGATACAATTTCAGAAATTATAAGCTTTGATGTCAGCTTGTGTTTAGCAGTACTTTTCTTAAACACTCCTTAACCTATGAGCACTTGGAAGTGCTCACACTGTCCTAAAAATCTTTTAACCCATAACAGTTGCAACGAAAAAATGAGTCCCAATATTAAAACATGCTTAAGGATAACCCTACTCAAAGGAGCCACTGCAGATTCAAAATAGGATTTGATTTTGTTAGCATATTGTAATACTAACATGAATTGAGAACCAAGGGCTCTGCATAATAAACTTACTGCTAATAGGCATTCCAGGATAATATTtacatccatttatttttttttacagaaatattttcttcaaggaCCCAACTGCCCATACATACAAGCACCAATAGTACTTTCAAGGATCTACCcaatttcagacaaaaataagAATGCGATTGAGCTTAGCTGCTCGGTGTGCTGCAGTCCATGTGTGGGACAAGCTGCTCTAAATAGCCTCGTGCTGGGGCTCAAACAGACCCCAAACCGCCCACCTCCTGACCCAGTAACCAGCTCCTGGCTTACCAGAGCAGTTACCAATGCTATTCCGGTAGCGTTAAAGCAAGTCAGCCTGGTCTATGCCTGCTGTCCTCAGGATGCGCTTTTGGGATAAATCCTTCAGCAGCGCAGACACCACAAGGGGCCCCTTTTCCCCTGCACTTCAGAGGCTGCAGCTTCTCTTTAGAAGCAGTTTGCTTTGCAAAAATCGCACTCCACAGATGAGGTTTGAAGTTTGACAGCTGAGCTAGCACACTTTGAGGTGACTGTGAAACCAGAACCACCACAACAGTTCAAACCACCACTTTTCCAGTATGTAATCCCAAGCTTCTCTGCCACCTTAGAGACCTAAACCAGCCTAATGCTGTCCATCAGCTGAGATTAGGATCACTTATGGCAGATCCAACTCGGAGAAATGTGGATAACCGTGGAACCATCATGCAGGAGAGAGCGCTGAGGTCTTGTAAACTGGCTTTAATAGCAAAGTTTAGGTAAATCACATGGAGTAGCAGCAAATATTTAGTTTCACAGGCCTGAGCCCTCTTAGGTGAAAAGGCAAGGAGGTGAGTTGTTTTAGTTTTACAGCTGGACATATTTTAGCACAAAGCAAGTTTCAGCAGTAACAACCTGAAAATAAGATGTTTCAACAGATAGAGGAAAGAATCGAGTCAGCACTTCAAACATGCCTGAACCAGCATCTCTGCAAACAGCCAGCCCCTACTACAAATGGTGTAAGGTTACATATATGCAAACATTTAAGTTCTCTGCATCTGAATACAAAGCTGGTGAGCAGCTCATTTATAGTAAGCTCCATGCAGATCAATCTTTAGCTAAATTGGAGCTATTAGATATTTTCACAGCTAAAGGTTTAGCACCCCCTCACTAACCCCACATGCATGCAGTACAGATTACATTCACAGGGGGCTTAGGAAAGCGTCACATGTTGCATATTAACTGTCTGGTACCTAAGGGCAGCTCTAGGAGACACAGAGGGCCTCAGGCGGCCCCCACTGACACACACTTGGCAACCTACAGCTACAGCTTCCAGCAGCGCTGCCCTCTCCTCTGTCGGAGACTGCTGTCCGCAGAAGCAGGCACATACTGGCCTTTTAGGGTGCAGCAGGTAATACAGCTGAAGCAACAGGACAGCCTGCTGGCCTCGAAAGCAGCGGTGCATTGTTCCCCAGCTCTTCACATCAAGGCTCCAGCCCTGGTGCTGGCTCTGGCGCTCAGCTCTCCGTGCAACAAGCTAGTTCAATTAGCACGCTCACTGATCAGTTAAGAAGCTGAGCTGGCTCTCCATGCTGTCAGACAAATGCACAAGCTGGTGCATGGAAGAGAACCGAACAACTTCTTTAAGCACCAGAGAACCAGCATGACATTGTGCAAGTGTATGCTGTAACTGCATCCAGCCAAACAGTCTGGCTTAAACCACTTTCCATTTAAAGCTCAGGTAGCCAGAAGGGCAATAACCTCTTAGATCACCTAGCACAAGCCAGAGTTCATGTGGAGGAAACAAGTGCTGTGCTCAGAGGGGAGATGTCCCTGTTACATAGGAAGAAAATGCTAGATATTCACATGGTCGAGTCCCCAGATACTGTAAATAACAAAAGCGTTGCCTGTTCAAAAAGCCCTCTCAACCAAAAATGAAATGCTGATGGTTTGATCTCAAGGGTTTGTTTCAGCCTTTTTAGTTGATGAGTTTGTTCTACTAAACCATAGGTTTAATAAAGtttagaaaatgtaaataaaaatgtaaaaaaaagtacatacaGTTTAGAAAACTACAACCATCTGCTCATCTGCCAAAGGCAGTAGATCTACCTGAACAAAACCAACATTCATTAACAAAAAATGTCATCATACCCAAATTCCAGTTTTTACCCACACTATCACACCTGTGAActgaaaagcaagcaaggattagaaaaaaagatcagCCTTTTGGCTAAAAGCTAATGAAAAACTGAATTAGATGATACCAAAAACACAGGAGAAGGAAGTCACCCACTACACACCAGCATGCGGATTTAAAGCACATTTTAGTGTATTCTGGACAAGAACCATTAATGCTGTGCACCTGCAAGACTAATTACTACatacttttatcttttttttggtcttaaAGTTTTATGTGGTTATTTGAGAAAGTTTTAAGTTAGCTATGCATATTGAAGAGggtaaggaggaagaaaagcattaCAAGAGCACAATACTTGCCTTCTACaattaccaaaaaaacccatatacAGAATAGCTCGTACCACTGGAGCAGTAGTGGTAAAATTATTACTAAATATTCCTGTGCAAACGATTAGTATAATTTTGTACTTTATCAAAGGAACCCTggcaggcagtgccaggagggAATACAGTGGTGTATGTCCAAGCCATTCATGAAGCTGAGTTCATCATACCATTCACAGGGAACAAAATAAATCTGGCTATATAATTAAGTATAAATTAATTTAGAATCATTGCAGTTGGAatagaccctcaggatcattgagtccaaccataacctaactctggcactaaaccatgcccctaagaacctcgtctaaatgccttttaaacagctccagggacggtgactccaccacgttcctgggcagcctgttccaatgcctgacaaccatttccatgaagaattttttcctaataaccaatctaaaccttccctggcgcaACTTTTAACAGAACTTAGCATCTATTACTTAGGCAAGGCAGCGTGGCACAAGAAGACCGATTCCTAAGAGTCGCCTCATCAGCAGCACTGCATTCTACAGATAACTAAGACACTCTCGGACAAAGGTTACAGAAACCAAAGGGGGATGTGCAGGCAAAGCAACCGCAACAGCACATTCGTGACAGGCCTGGAATCCCACAGCCCCCAAGAACAGAATGTAGCCTGCTCGCAGCGCAGACCAACCAGCCCAAAATCCCAAGCGAGCGAACGGAGCAAAGCGAGCGAGGCCGGTGCGAGGCGGGCGGGCGACCCCGAGCCCCGCAGCACCACACACGCCAGAGCCTCCCGAGGGCCTGTCCCACGGGGACACCGGTCCCTGGGGCCTCTGCTCCGCCCGCAGCAGCGGCGTTCCGCGCAGGGAAGCCGGGACCGGCTGGGGGTCTACGCGAGCGCCGCTGCCGCGGGAGGCGGCACCAAAGGTGACCCGGGCAGACGCCGCGCCCGGCCCGCTGCTGACCTTGGCGGAGGTCGGGGTCCTGCAGGACGTCGTGGGCACGGTAGTCCTCCACGCCGTGCAGGCGCAAGATCTGCACGACGGCGTTGCTGAAGCCGCAGAGCGGCTGCTCCGGGCTGCCCTTCATGAACACCACCACCGGGTGCGCCCGCACCAGCCGCTCCACCGCCTCCCGCGACCCCGACCCCGAGCCGCCGCCCTCGGCGCCGCCGCCCTCGGAGGCCGCCTGGCTCagcgcccgcccggcccggccccgcgcggCGGCGGCTCCCACGCGCCAGGCCGCGCGCAGCACCCCGCTCATGCTGCCCCGACCGCCCGCCCACGCCCACTGCCGGGCCCCGCCGCGCTCCGCCGGCCCCGAGCCAGCGCCGACCGCTTATTGGCGGAGAGCAGGAAAGGTCGCGGGGAAGCGTCTCCTCTACGTAGGACTAACCACCCGCCAATCAACACCAACAGCCAGTAGCGTGAAGAAACAAGGAGTTTTGTCCCACCCAGCAACCCTGAGGCTATCTTGTTCTCCTATTTGTGGAGGGCATTCCACCGCTGAAGCTACATTGGTAGAAGTTCCTATCAATCTAATATGATTTGGCTAATCCCCGCCCACTCCGCAGACGCGATTGGTCAGGTTTCCCCGGTGTCGCTGTTTTGCTCGGGAAGCCCCGGGGAGGTGTGATTAGTGTATAGCTCTTTCCGGTTCCGGGTGATGGCCGGACTCGTGGCCGTGGGGCCTGGCGCGGCTCGGGATTTGTTGCTCCGCTGCGGCCCGGCCCACCGGCCTCACCGCGGCCGTGCGGGGCGGCCGGGCAGAGGCCGAGCGGCGcggagggaggaggaggcagcgcGGCAGAGAGACCCGTGGGGCGGCCGTCGCTGTGCTCAGCTGCTCCCTTCGAGCTGGCGTGCGGCGGGGCCCGGGGGCTCCGCGGGGCCGATGTGTTCCGTGATGGGACTGGGAatgggtttgggttttcttccccgGCCTTTCGGTGGTACGGGCTGCGGTAGAGCCGGGAGTCAAGACGGCGTTTAACGGCTGGATGAACCCCGGGGAGAAGGGGGctgggcggggcggggggtaCCGGGCACCggctgcctgggctggggaAGCGCGTACAAACGTGCGCGAACCCGAAAGAGCAGCGGCGGCGAGTCGAGGCCTTTGGTCCCGACAGGCGTTGGCGGAGGTGTCCTGTGGGCGCTGCGCGGTGGGTCTGGCCCCCGGTACCTTTGCCCGTGTCTGTTGGCCTCTGCGTTCACTTCCTCAGTTCTGGTTGATTTTTAATGGATGAAGCTGGCGGTTTATGTCACTGTGAAACCAGCACTTTGTGTGCTTTGCCTCAGTCCTAGAGAGCTGGGTAACCAGTAGCTTTGCACAGCTTGGGCTGTTGCTGGAACAGCTGGTGGAGGTGGCAGCTAGGTGGAGAGATGGCAGCAAGATTGGGGTGGTTGGCTGCGTTTGCAAAATGAATTTAGAACCTGAAAACGTCTGCATGTGCACGCAACTTCATTTGAATTCCTGGGCAGATGTGGATTCTTTTCAAGAACTTGAGGCAGAATGTGGACATTTCCTACAGCAGCAAGGTCCATCCTGTAAGTAGAAGAAAGTGTTGAAAACTTTTCCACTGTAATAAACCAGAGTCTTTCACAAATGACAAATCAAAGCGTATTTCTGAGAATTAATTTACGTTGCAGTTCTGGCATCTGGATTTCTGGTATGTTAATGGTCAGTTGTATTGCTTGCATTTCTaaggaaaagaatatttttccacCCAATTCTGCTCATGTGAGAGCTTTACTAACAAGACCAGCTTGTATTCTGTGTTCAGAAGACTGTTTTCTAGTTCTTGATTTTTATGGAATCCAGTTGATGCTTAAATGACAactcagttttcattttctatgaAACCACCTTCAGGCATTACttctattgctttttatttaaatttaattagaaCAAATTACAAAAGGAATTGTGGCAAACTTGCAGTTTCTCATGACATATCAATAGctatgaagatttttttaaagtgtttgaaaatatatgtatgtatgaaGAAATAGTTTGTTATGAATCTAAAGGCAAAGTTAATGTATTGTTGATGAACACTGCATTTTGTGTgtcagtgtgttttgttttcagcaggaCTTCAGAAGACAGGCATGGTCATGCTAATCAAGACACAGAAAGGTTACTGCTTTCTGTGGTTTATACGTTGTGGTTAACATGGTACAAGGTTGtgcaatatggaaaaaaaaaaaggaaacaattccTGAACTTTATTCTAGCTATTTCTCCAATGAGGTggttaataaaaaataaaaagtgaaataagaaCATCAAGCTGATGTCTAATAAACCCGTGCCAGGTTGTGCTCCTTCTGAACTCATGTAGCCACAGTTCAGGGTCCATGCTCTGTAGTCCAAGAGGTGCCCTTGGTTGTCAGTACTCTGGGCATACCAGGCTTGCAGAGAGAGCACCTGCGTGAGGAAGCCGAGGCATGCCTGGCCGAGTCGCAGCAGCAACGTGCGCAATATTCCTCTGACAGCCACAATTCTGTTGCCACGGAGATAATGACTTATCCCATGTCATTATTGATCCATCAACAGTAAGAGCAACTTTGCAGTCTGATATTGTTTAGCAAATAGAGTAACATCTGCTGAACACTAAAAAACTGCTATAAATGTTAAAAAGCTGACCTGTGGTCTGTGTACTGGGATAAAGAAAACTACCTGGATTTATAGTTACTGTAGTTTTGTGAGATTGACCTGTGAGATAATATTAAGCTTAACAaaatttttgtaataaaatattgaGTATTGTCAAATGCTTTTGGATTATGAAATATGCAGTACCCTAATAGATAAACAGTTTCCCCTGCTGATAAGACTTAGAACAATTAGGCCATGTACACTCTAGAAATAGAGAGGTAATTATTTGTTACCTGGTCCAGTCTTCCATCAGTCTAAGTGAAACTTCTTGTATTTTTCAGATAATGATTTAAATCACCTGTTCAGAAGAAATGTTAATGGGACTCCCATAAGATTCCTGGCATTTTGCTGATGTTCCTGTTAGAAGACTTATTTTCACGTCATTTTGAAAATAGTAATGGAAGTGCTGATATTCAAACGGCTGGGCTTAAACCCTCACAGTTAGACACAAATTAGGTTACTTCCAGGCATTCTGCTGCTGAACAGAGTTACTAGTTATGAATTGGTGTTGAGGTTCCTAGATGGTGCATCTAAGTAGACATATAATACTGTCAGCaaaaaggtttttgtttgtttttaaaaagaaaaaggagaggtCTAAATTAACTGGtgagaaagatgagaaaaaaagtctcattttaGCTTATCAGAACAGGACACCTCTTCCTGTCCAAGTCAGATATCTGTGTCTCTTTCTGACTAGTGATAGTGCCTGGAAGTGAAGTCTCTTATTGTGCCTTAACAATTGTGCTCTACTTGGGCAGTTTTATTGTCTCTTTAAGCATTTTAGTGGGATGGTGTGAGCTCCAGCTGTTCTGCATGCCAGGTAAATAATTTCAGCACACCATCCACATCTGGCAGCACCAACATATCCTCAGTTTTGAGAGCATTAAGAATGCTTGAAGTGCACCTACAGTTCTGGACTGCACAGTTAAAATTTGTGTGGGATGCCTGAATTGTGAATGCTGAAGAAACATCTGTGAAAAGCTCCTGTGTATTTTGAAGATGTGCTACTTTGAAAAAGCCGTGAAACAAGCTTTGTTTTGAAGTGTAGAAGCGCTATGGGGGTTTTACCGGGATAGGAACTCTGGTCCCATGGGAAACCAAGAGTTTTGGATCTAACCCAGAGACCTATTAGCCAACTTGTTTCTGAACCAGATGGGTAACAAAGCAGTACGAGAGATTTCTCCAAGTAAAAGTTAGAGAGTTTTGCACCCATCAGTGAATTTATAAAGGAGATGGAATTGATGTGGAGAATCTTAatgatgagatttttttgtaaatCTTATCTATTATAAGATTATCTGTATTTATAAACTTGGAACTACAATATTtcaataaagattttatttatttcatcatGCAGCCTttagtgtttcatttttttttctatgaaagtGTGTGCACATTTTAACACGTTTAAGTTCTCATAACATTCCTTGGAAAAGGAACTATAGTCTAGCTAATGCTGTGACCCTACATCACGTGAATTGCTGTTGCTTAATCTTTGCTTGACAAATCTCTATTAATATAATTCTAGGGATCCTGGAAGCTTTTTGTTAAAACGTTATTGCCAGTGTTATCaatgtggtggtggtgttgttgttgttttttatttggagATAGTATAAATGGGCTCTCGTTACTGTAAAAATGTTAAGGGTAATTCTCAGTTATACACCACGTGCTCGTGCAAGTGCAGAAGTGATATGTTAGAGCGGGGTGAAGAAAAGCTTGAGTAACCTGACTAAAATTAATCATTGCAGTCCgtgatatttcttttaaaaatatgttcctAGTCCCACTATTATATAAAGTGTTGTGCAGAATAAAATAACCTGCATCTCACTTGCTTACATTTTTTTGTATAGATTGAAGCTTTCAGGTTTTTATGCCAATTGGAGTAAATTTTCCCACGGGAGTTGTGCAACGGTTTATGCTCTGCTACAGAGAACTGGAATTTGGATGAGGCAGATGTGAAGTGCGATGCCTCTCAGAAGACAGCTGTGGTGTGGAATTTGACGGCTTGAAGCTGCTGAGAACTGACCTTCGACAGGAATGTGCATGGAAATCTGCCCGTCTTCAGCTATGGTATGAGGTTCTGCAAACTCTTGTTTGTATATGTACAAACTAAATTGTGCTAAaagttagttgttttttttccccactgtgtGATATTGTTCttgtatttctgaatttttgtgGGCGGGCTAGAGGCTGGTTTTGTACTGAAAGCAAGGAGAGGGTATACAAAGGTGTGGGAAGCTGCGACTCAGGAACTGTATGCCTCATCTGACGCAGATAGCTATGCTGGTTGTTCCTGGAGGGGGATGGGACAGTATCTCCATTCCAAGCCCATGCCAGTCCTTGTCTCCATTCAGAGTGGGGGGATTCTCACACCAGATGTGCAACCTAATGAGGGACACTGCAGTATGGAGGGGAGAAGAATTGGAGCGACTAGGAACATGGGTAAAGCTGTAGCAACTAGGTCTGGTGatagagcagaaactgtgaggGTAGTGCTGGGTAAAATGAAGAACAGAGGAGTTCTGGGTAACTTATGTAGGGTCACTCCCTGCATAAGTTACCAGAGTTGCATTCTGATCCAAGATGGTTTGTGGAAGGATCAATGTGAACTtgtttttgttgatgttttgtttatgacctcaagttgcaccagggaaggatcagattggatgttaggaaaaaatttcttcacagaaagggttgtgaggcattggaacaggctgcccacggaagtggttgagtcaccaaccctggaggtgtttaaaaggcatatagaAGAGGggtttagggacatggttt from Columba livia isolate bColLiv1 breed racing homer chromosome 5, bColLiv1.pat.W.v2, whole genome shotgun sequence carries:
- the GLRX5 gene encoding glutaredoxin-related protein 5, mitochondrial translates to MSGVLRAAWRVGAAAARGRAGRALSQAASEGGGAEGGGSGSGSREAVERLVRAHPVVVFMKGSPEQPLCGFSNAVVQILRLHGVEDYRAHDVLQDPDLRQGIKNYSNWPTIPQVYLNGEFVGGCDILLQMHQNGDLVEELKKLGIRSALLDAEKDQDKK